aaaaaagaagctTATAGAACGAGAAGACTAGCTATGTTTAAAAGAGTAACATCTATAGAAACTTTGAAGAGTCATAAAGAAAGGCAAAGAAGATATATCAAGAAGAATGCGAGCATCAAACGCGATACGAGTGACAGTGAATATCAAACAAAAGTGAGAAATATTCATAGAGCGGAAGAAACTTCTGAACTCGCATTACAACATATAACACTCGCATGTCcaaaatgtgataaattttatttcagtaaaaaatcTTTAGATAGACACATGTTGACTCATAATCATAAAGAGTTTAAATGCGACAACTGTGATAAGCAATTCCTTTGTTTGGACAAGTTACTTAAGCACGTTAATCTGCATAAAACGAAGGAGAAGCCGAAGCCGGTGTTGTGCAAAATCtgtaacaaaagttttagaaaAACCGATACTATGGTTAGACACTTGAATGTTCATAAGAAAGCAAATCCTAAAGAAGTTTTCTCTATACTGAAAGAGATACGTGACAAGAGAAGATTAGAAAACAACCAGGAGTCTTGTGAGATAAATAAAGATGAAGAAACGATGTATGACGAAAAATCGCATGGAGAAAACGACGGTATGACGAGAGAACTGAGAAAACGTAATGCAAAAGTGGAACAAAGGGATTCAGATTTGGCAAATAGCGATTCCAGCAGTGACAAATTTGAGCCATTCGATGACACAACGCTTTTTCACTGCAAACATTGCAGCAAACGTTATTCTACCGAAAGATCTCTTCAGCGTCATTTGTTAGTACACGATGAAAAGAAATTCGTCTGTCACGTCTGCAACATGAAATTTTTCCGACAGGACAGGCTTAAGAGTCACATGGATCGGTACGGTCACGATGAGACTAAGATGTGTACGGAGCCGCAGAAACCGCCCGATGACAAATCCgctatcaaattaataaacagcTGGATAAGGGAAGAATTGGATTCTGATAACGAAGGCAAAGGCTTCCCTTGTACAATCTGCGGAAAATCGTACGCCACAAAGAAGTCCCTATTGAAGCACCAAGTGAATATGCATGGCGGACAGGACGAGTATTGTGCAAGTTGCGGTAGCGAGTGTACCTGCGCGgacaaatacaaaaatcaaGAGAAGAGCAACGAAAAGTCAAAGCCATACACATGCGAGGAATGTAACAAGTCCTTTGAGAAGGAAATCAAATTACAGCGACACGTGCGCATTCATGAGCGTGCTAAGGAACAGCAGGATGCGAACTTCAAGCGTTTCCTCTGCCACATATGCAGCAAAACGTTCCGGCAGAACACCGGCCTTATGTTTCACATGAGAACGCATACGGGTTACAAACCACACGTTTGCAAGTACTGCGGTCGCGGTTTCACATCCAATTCGAACTGCATCAATCACGAGAGAACGCACACCGGCGATCGGCCGTTCGTCTGTCAGTACTGCAGTGCATCGTTCGCCAAGTCATGCACCCTTAAAGCACACATCACCACGCATACTGGCGAGGCGAATTACCATTGTAAGACCTGCGGCAAGTCATTCCGGCGGCTCAAGTATCTCAAGGAGCACCGATTCACACATACAGGCGAGAAACCATACGCTTGCAAGATCTGCGGCACTGCGTACAGTCACTCCGGCAGTCTGTTCGTACACGAGAAAAAATGTAAGGCGCAATACAGCAATTATCAGACGGGACCAGCGCAAAATCTACAGCAGACTCCCTATCAATCTCCGCAGACCACCGGCGGAATTTCCACGACACCGTCTTCCTCGGTTATCACTCCTATCATCACCACACTGCCTCAGGGTCATCTGAACGTCATTAACAGCGCTCTGAATACGCAGACGAACAAGGAATACATAGACAACATCCAACGAATGAATGCACATGCAACGGCCACGGCCGTTTCATCGGGTCTACATTCAAACACCGATATACATCATAATCCCGAAATGAGTTCCGTCCGGAACTTCGCCATCATCGGACAAATGTTTCACACATAGGAAAACGTAAACACGAATCAAGACTCTactgtgataaatatttcatttttaatgataCTTGCGAAAAGTagacatattttatactttgaaTATAATCGCGTAtcgctttttttcttcttttaaacaGTAGTAAATATACGTTCTGTATTGCATGTCATAAAATGGGAAAATGGGTATGGATGTATATTTCTATTggaatgtatatttttatttgatgattattagaaattttttatcatatactTTTATGGcagaagttttattaatattttattaatattatgtccAAGTTAAACAGAATCATTTAAGAGCacttaatgttatattttacagtttacttatcaaatttttatcattgtacATACAATCTGTAATCATTATGCTAATAGTTTGTTTatcgaattaataaaataagactcTGTGAGtaacgttaaatttttatgagttttatttcattataaaagtaatcactaatattttgtattgaaGTTGAAACTTAAATGTACATGActtaattaagtaaataaattttcctctTTTACATGAACTTTATTtgatttctgaaatatttatggctgttaaaatttggtattattaaTCTATCATTCTTTTTaggttaaataatatatattcgtcATTTACCAATTTACTCTTGTTTATATTTCGTTACACTTTTACAAAGtttataactttaatattaacattaattaaaataacttagaattaaatatgaagtaaaataaaattagatattactTAGAATTATATTACTCTCAggttttttacaattaaatgatttattagCATTTCTTATGATttattagcattttttacaattaaatgatttattagCATTTCAACTTTCCAGAATACCTTctagaaattttaaagaagacgtgtaaattgtttaagaattttatcagCATTctaatggccggagcacagacttttgcataaagcataacgcataagcataaggaaattgattggtccatttccttatgcatttgcttatgcttatatatagaccaatcaatttccttatgcttatgcgttatgctttatgtaaaagcttgtgctctcggctttgtgctctcggcttgaTATAAAGCAACCCAGAAATGAAAATAAGTATGTAGAAAGCACGCCGTTAACTCTTGGAACGATCCGAAACTACACTGAAACAGTCGAGTTTAGCCGGGATTTTACGAAATTGTTACCAGGAAACCAGGAGCACATGATAATGCAGGAGCTCACTCATCTAGCAACAGTGCCATCTATTGATTAGCTAAAGCAACATTACAAATGCATTGATGGTAAATATTTGACTGCACTAGTCGGTACACTTACCATCAGTCGTTATATTGTTTTAGCTAATCAATAGATAGCACTGTTACGAGTGAGCTCCTTTGTCATCATGTGCTCCTGGTAACAATTTCGTAAAATCCCAGCTAAAATCGACTGTTTCAGTGTGGTTTCGGACTGTTCCAACGGGTAACGACATGTATTCTACACGCTTATTTTCTCTTCTGAATTACTTGTCACAATGTCACAGGATGctgataaaattcttaaataatttactctCGTTTTTAAAGTTTCTGgaagatattttatgcataaaatttaaaatgccaattgttaataatttattaattaaatattaagaaccTAGCTTCGATAAGATAGTTATacaattcttaattatatctcAGTCagttttaacattattaaagtgCTCATAAAATACTGAAAAGTTTTCTATCATCTTGTTTTATTGTCTTAAAAGTTGactaatgttaattaaattataaaaatcaagcaAAAgtaaagcaataattaaatattta
The nucleotide sequence above comes from Linepithema humile isolate Giens D197 chromosome 4, Lhum_UNIL_v1.0, whole genome shotgun sequence. Encoded proteins:
- the LOC105669201 gene encoding zinc finger protein 271-like, translating into MQVSDEMLTQANQDNSLCRVCLTVDYNNQYIFRKNWNDSDNTSTPELSEKLQLCGGIEVLEEDGLPTSICIKCVMKINVAYELREQCQRADTELRRLYGKTLATLKKNVGNYIYTKDQYCQTEQFCTLDIIKSEDNIELTVDNEINTEKNILATESKSIKGCKLSDTFNQMRHTEDTLIDNEPDLDCVNKSKQVEREKVIKKEAYRTRRLAMFKRVTSIETLKSHKERQRRYIKKNASIKRDTSDSEYQTKVRNIHRAEETSELALQHITLACPKCDKFYFSKKSLDRHMLTHNHKEFKCDNCDKQFLCLDKLLKHVNLHKTKEKPKPVLCKICNKSFRKTDTMVRHLNVHKKANPKEVFSILKEIRDKRRLENNQESCEINKDEETMYDEKSHGENDGMTRELRKRNAKVEQRDSDLANSDSSSDKFEPFDDTTLFHCKHCSKRYSTERSLQRHLLVHDEKKFVCHVCNMKFFRQDRLKSHMDRYGHDETKMCTEPQKPPDDKSAIKLINSWIREELDSDNEGKGFPCTICGKSYATKKSLLKHQVNMHGGQDEYCASCGSECTCADKYKNQEKSNEKSKPYTCEECNKSFEKEIKLQRHVRIHERAKEQQDANFKRFLCHICSKTFRQNTGLMFHMRTHTGYKPHVCKYCGRGFTSNSNCINHERTHTGDRPFVCQYCSASFAKSCTLKAHITTHTGEANYHCKTCGKSFRRLKYLKEHRFTHTGEKPYACKICGTAYSHSGSLFVHEKKCKAQYSNYQTGPAQNLQQTPYQSPQTTGGISTTPSSSVITPIITTLPQGHLNVINSALNTQTNKEYIDNIQRMNAHATATAVSSGLHSNTDIHHNPEMSSVRNFAIIGQMFHT